The DNA sequence CGCAATTTGGATCGGGGTTGACGGAGGAGCGGATGAGATACGACCTGAAGCTGAACTGCATAAATTGTGGCCACACTGTCGCCTTAGATGAGAATGTCTATGTGGATTATGAGGGTCCGGTCAAGTGCAATGCCTGCGCTGCAATCCTCAGCGTGAGGTTGCAAGATGGCAAGCTGCAGCTCATGGAATTTGTCAGGAGCTCGCGGGCCGAGGCTGAGGACCCTTCGCCGCGCCAGTGAGGGGAGCTACCATTGAACCTTTTCTCGCACGCGCAAAGTCCAAACGGGCTCCAACTCGGTGAAACGTTTGTCTCTCCCCACGAAGGGAGATTTGTTTATTGTATGACGGGATGCGGAGGAGGGGATTACCCTTTTACCGGGCTTGAGGGTGCAAGGCTGGAAACGATCTCTTATAGGGAGATCGCTGCGGTTGTGAGCCCGCTCAGGGCTAGCAGCTTCCGTCCTTTGGAAAAAGAGGCATTAACGGAATCTATTCTTAAGCACCAAGAGGTGAACTGTCGCATCTTCGAGACGCGCACCGTAGCGCCGGTGAGATTCGGAACCATTGCCGATGGTCCGGCCGAGGTTAAAGAGCTACTGCAAAGGATCTACCTCCAGGTCAAAGCGGAGTTGAAGAGGTTAGAGAGGAAAGTCGAACTGGCCGTTCGCGCCTCGTGGGATCTTCACGCCGTTCTTCTAGGGGCGAAAAATGAGATCCTGATAGAGGACTCCGGAGCTGTAGATCTCCAACAGAGGATCGCCATTGGAAGGCGGGTCTTTGAGGCCGTAGATAAAAGAAAGAAGACCATCGTAAACACGATCCACAATCGTCTCTACCCTGTGGCAGTGGATTTCACTGTAGGAAGGCCCGACGGGGAAGAGATGATTTTTGACCGCAGTTATCTGGTCGAGAGAGAAAAAGAAGCCCTTTTTGATGAGGCCGTGAACCATTTAGCCAACGAGTACGAGGGGAGGGTCGGCTTCAAGTACATGGGTTCCCTGCCGCCCTACAGCTTCACCCGTCTGGAGATTGCGCAGGGGAACTTTGATGTCGTGGACGAGGCCAGGAAGACTCTGGGTTTGCCGGAGAAGACTTCCTTTGAGGAGGTAAAGACTTGCTACAGAAGGCTCAGCCTGGCCCATCACCCGGACAGAAATCCCGATGATCCAGCCGCAGAGGAGCGTTTCAGAAACGTTGCTCAGGCCTATGAGATCCTGGAGGCTTATTGTGAAAATAATAGCTGGCTCGAGGAAGGCCGGATCTACTCATTCACCAAAGAGGATGTGGAAAGCGCTGTGATTGTGAAAAGTGGGAGCGGATAAGTAATGACACGGATGGGAACTCAAGACGCGGTGCTGGATGAGGAAGAGAAGAGGTCGCAAGGGAAGTTTCTCTACGCGGTTATTCTCTCGGATAGAGAGCGGGAGTTTGGCCCGGTTGGCCTGGAAGGTGGCAGGGTTTACTCGATTCCTTACCAGGACATCGCTGCAGTCGTTAGCGACTACCCGGTCACAGAAATCAAGTTCCTCAGAAAAAATCTCTCCCCGTATCATCTGACGATCAGAAGGGTCTCCGAGGAGTGCACCGCTATTCCGGCAAAATTCGGTCAAGTGGCTGACGATGCCGATAAGGTCAGGAAGGTGCTTAAGGCCAACTATGATGAGCTGAAAGGGGA is a window from the Deltaproteobacteria bacterium genome containing:
- a CDS encoding GvpL/GvpF family gas vesicle protein, which encodes MTGCGGGDYPFTGLEGARLETISYREIAAVVSPLRASSFRPLEKEALTESILKHQEVNCRIFETRTVAPVRFGTIADGPAEVKELLQRIYLQVKAELKRLERKVELAVRASWDLHAVLLGAKNEILIEDSGAVDLQQRIAIGRRVFEAVDKRKKTIVNTIHNRLYPVAVDFTVGRPDGEEMIFDRSYLVEREKEALFDEAVNHLANEYEGRVGFKYMGSLPPYSFTRLEIAQGNFDVVDEARKTLGLPEKTSFEEVKTCYRRLSLAHHPDRNPDDPAAEERFRNVAQAYEILEAYCENNSWLEEGRIYSFTKEDVESAVIVKSGSG